DNA from Aliarcobacter skirrowii CCUG 10374:
ATCTCAAATTGATAGATTAATAGATGAAAATAATAATCATATAATCTCTATATTGCGATGCATAGCAGTTGCCACTGCATCTGGTGCTAGAATAAATGTGAAAAAGACAATTCAGCACTTTCAAATTGTTCCAGAAATACTATTTAAAAGACTTGAATCTGAATATTTTCTTAGAATTGATGATTCAAAACAATGGATAGAAGCTTATCATCCTCTACGTTCAGTAATATTAGAAGAGATATTAATTGATGAAGGATATGCCCCTTGGATAGAGCAGTTTCAAATAATATGGCCGTTGATACATGATGAAGATGTTGGCATAATTTTGCTTCATGCATTTATAAATCATTTTGACAAAAGAGAAGAAATTTTTTCTACTGTTTTATTATCTAATCCAAATAATTGGATTTCCATTGAAAAAATTATTCAGGCTTTAATTTGGCTTTCAGTCAAAGAATTCGTTGAAGAACATTTAGACTATATTAAAGAAATTTTTAATACAGCAGAAGGACATTTTATTCTTACTTTAGGAGCTGATATAGCCAATGTTATCAATGATTCATGGAAGGATTTAATTAGTTTACCAATACCAGAAGAAAGACGCTTAAAATGGATTGAAATACGCAATCATCTTGAAATAGCTAATTTCAAACTTAACTATTTAACACAATATTTGCAAGACCTTCCACAAGAACTTTTTACACCAAAAAAAGATGAAGAATGGTATGCTCTATCTAAAACGATGTTATGGCTTTGTAAATGTAGTATTATAAATGATGTATCTTTTATAGACAAAAATACACTTGAACAAGCAGAAATAAAATCTATAAAAATAGCTAGTCATTTTGCTACATCCTTATATCTTGCATATCCAAAATCATTTTTAAAATGGCAAAGTTTAAATAGAAAAATAATTTTAGAACGTTTATGTAAAAAAGAGAATGTAATTGGTATTGAAGAGACGGAAGAAAATATTAAAGCTCATTTTTTAACTTTTGATTTAACCATAGACCAAGACAATAAACATTCTGATGATGAAGAAAATATTGTTCATGCTAAAACAATGGCAGTTATTGACATCTTACATAAATTATTTCCAGAAAAAAAAGTTATATCATCTCAAGGATATGGACATCTACTTTCTGAAATGATTAATCATGATGAAAGTGTAAAAAGTATTCCTGTTGAAAATCTTCATACTAAAGAATTTGTAGAAGTAAATGCAATGTTTCGCAGAATAACTAATAATTTTTTTAGACCAGAAACTTGGAATGATTACGTTGAAGATGTAATGATGTTACGTCAGAAAATTTTAGAATATTTAAAAATAACCATAAGTCTACTAGAACAATATTTTCATAATAAACAAGCAATCGATCCACTACGTAAATCAGGAGCCATAGAGAAATGGAACGAATTAGATTCTACTTTAAAACAGCAAATACTTTTACCAATCACAGCAGTGGATAAATGGGGATTTTTTGATGAAGATTCAATCTTCATCAAAGGATCTATTGAAATCAATAATATTAATCTTTCAATCAAAAGATATGCTTCAATTCAAAAAGTACTTAGAGACTATAAAACAAATTTAGGAAATTTCTTTTTACAAGCTGCTTCAGTATTTGATATTAATGCTTTCACGGGAAAACTATCATCAGAAGAACGTAATAATTTAATTCAAAAATTTGAAATGCAAAATTTTCCAGTTAATCATTTACATCTATCATGGATTAACTTACTAGAAAGTATTAACAATATTCCAGTTTTACAAAAAGAATTCGATAACATTTTTTCTGAACTAACTGAATATAAACTCAATAAAGATTTAAAGAATCAAGAGAAGTTAACAATTGAACGACTCGGACAATTATGGTATTTTTTTGCTCACAACCCTAACATCAAAACAAAGAGAGCTCAAAAAGAGTTAACAAAACGATTTGAAGACCGAAAAAAGAACTTATTAAATGAAGTACTTCTATTGTTAAATACAAATGAGACAAGAACAAAATTTTCTTTTTTAGAAAAAGATCCTGATAAACAAAACAACCATATCCTATATATTAAAGTTGAAAATGATTCTGCTTTACAAGCTTGGTACATTTGTTTTGAATCTATAATGAAGACTAGTAAATATATACATAATTTAACTCCATTTGCCAAAACTGTTTTGGAATGGTACTGGAAAAGAATTTTATTTATACCAATTGCAAATACTTATACTGTTAATAATTTTATCATTCCAATGCCAACAAATCACTTCTTGCTATCTAGTAATGAAGAAGAAATTAATCCTCTTCAACATATACCAAAAAAACTATCTAAAAGTGAATGTGAGTTATTGAAACTATCTCAGTTCTCTTCATCTACAGCAACCATGATAAATGAAATTTTTGATTTGACTTCAAAATTATTTAGATATGTTTCTCATATCAAAGACTTAAAGAATCTTCCAGATAATTTAAACTATGGGAAAAAAGTGTTAACTAGTTATGTAAAAAATATCAATATAGTTATTAATGATTCGATTAACGTTGTAATCGAGAAATTAACTGTTTTACAAGAATATATTAAAGAAAAATCAGAAAATGAGAATGATATTTATCTTGATGTAGTTTCTGAATTAAGTAATTTTTGGACTCACCTCTATCCTGATTCTATATTCGAAGATAAAGATGAATTAAATATGAAGGAACTACAAATTTGGAGTGATGAGTTACAGCAAGCGATAGGTAGTTTGATGTCTCTTTATCCATTAGTTATGGATTTAGACTAATAAATATTTTCATACAAAGAAGCTTATAAAAAATGGTGAAATGTATGACTTTCAGAAGTAATATTAAGTTATATCTTAAACTGTACCTTTTGGAGTATGTTCAAAAATTCAGCTCTTTTTGGGACAAGCTTTCCCTTCATAAAAACTGTTCCAAAAATAAGAGGTTTAGTAAATTAACGTTTAAAATGAGCCGATGAATTGCCCGCAGGGTAATTTATTGGCTCCTCTGATTTGTTATATGGGTTAGGCATGCTCATCCATTTTAAAGTTGTATTTCTTTTCTACAAATAAAATAAATTCCTCTATTCCTTTTTCAATTGTTTCTAACATATGAACGTACCCTTCTTTTGTTAAAGAACGATCAATAGCAAAATGGTGAATGATGCCATGTCTATATTCAATGATTTCAGAAATACGATTTTCCAAAAAAGTTACAGATCTTCCTATTTTTTTCTTTTTGTAGAGGATGTTTCTAACATCGATACCTAGCCACTCTTTATAGGCCTTGTTTAGCTGATTAAGATTTTGAAATGTATAATTTCGAGCAATAATATTTTCAATAGTTGCATCTTTTTTCTCTACTTCTAATAATGTTTCAAAGTCTAGTTTTTGCCTATGTTCTCCACGTTTTTTAAGTGCTACTGGATCATATTTTATTAGCACCTGAAATGCTTGTGAGAAAAAAAACTCAAACATTGAAACAGCAAAAGGTACAAGCCCATTGTAGATAACTCTACTAGGATCAAGAGTTTGGGTATATTCTATAAAGTCATCAATTTTCCCATCTGCAGGCTTTAGTTGTTGTATGGATGGTTCAGGTAATGCAAATTTGACAGCCGAAATTTCTTGCCTTACATGGCTATATATTGCTGTAATTCCTCTACTTATTGGTGTGCTTTTATCATCCCATAACTGAGCATATCGATTAGCTCCATAATCACCTTGCAACGTACCACCGAAAAGCTTTCTTGCTCCTCTTAGGACATTATTAAACATCTTAACATCGTGCCAACTTGCACTGTAAAGATTACGAACGTGAAGAGCCCACTCATTACCGGTGATACTCAATTCATCATCTGACACAGGAAATATATCTGCAGAAACACCATCTATAGATTTAAAATCTTCATAGTCAAACCATGAATAATTAATGGTTCCTTTGGGCCAATCCCAAAAGTGTCCACACTTTTCAAAACCTAAATCTTCAAGATATTTTTTAAGTTCATCTCTTGTAGCTTTTTTGGGGTATAAAGTTACATCCCTTCCCATTTATATTAATCCTTAGTGTATTTATTTCTCTCCACTGTTGTTAGATATTAGTTCAACACTATCACCTTGAATCATTATTGTATCAGCATTCTCACACATAAGATTATATTCAGAGAACATATCTCCTGTAATTGTTGTATCACTTGTAACTAATGTTAACAGATTACCAAGCTTATAACTATAGCCAGTGAAATTATCATTATATAATCCATCATTTGTTTTAGGGTAGTCTTTATATTTTATTTTGTTATAATCACTATTTAATATTGAAATAAATGCTTTTTCTGCATCTGATATTAGTCTAGTATAATTTAAACTATTATCAATAGTATTATTAACTATTTGTATTCTAAAAGGTTCTATTTTAAAAAATAATAACATTATCTCGTCTGTTAATCTAGTATTTTTATCAAAAGTATTTTCGTTAGATAATATTCTAAGTCTTTTATCATGTGGTTTTACGACCAGTCTTGAAAAGCTATCCTGTGATTTGGAAATTCCTATATAGTGAAGATAATATCTATTTAATTTTATAAAATTTGTAAAGTTCACAAATAAACTATCAAATCCATAAGATTTCAATGCTAAAACCATTTTTGGTGTCATTGTCTCAATAATTCTAATTTCCTCATTCGTCTCTATTTCAAGTTCCGAAAAGATGATTGTGGACTTATTGAAAGCAAAAGATATTTTACTTTTTTCAAGATTGACATCATATAAATTTGCAAACTCACGTAAATTTATTTCGAAACTACTTTCAATGTTGTCAACTACAATTTTTAATTTTAAAGTAAATGATTTAGAGATACTATCAAATAATTCATCTTCATTGTAAATAAAAAAACTTTCATAGCATTGTACAATCATATAAAGATTACTACTACTTAATGCTTCTTTCCAAGATTTGTCATCTTTGAGTCTTTCAGCATCATAATTTGTTATTGGAGGAGCTATTAGTCTCAATATATTTATTTGTGTTTTCAATTTCAGTTCCTATATATCTAACGTTTAAAATGAGCCGATGAATTGCCCGTAGGGTAATTTATTGGCTCCACTGTTTTGTTATGTATTTTCAGCATTGAGAAACGCTTTTATATTATCAATAAATGGACGCAATCTTCTGTATGCAAGTTTTGATTGTTCAATTTCATACTCAATGTTTTTTTTGGCTGCAGCTTCAATATGTATACTATTTCTTAGTGTGTAAAAACTTTTTATTTCATCTGCATAAATTTCATTAACAAAGCCTATATCTACAGAAGCATCAACTTTATCATGGAAAGGGATTGAAGTCCAAGGAGTTTTTGTTTCTTTTTTTAGACATGTAAAGATTTTGTTACCTTCATATGTAATCTTAGTTAATCCTGAAAGAGCTGCAATTTCTCTAAGACTTATATGTGTTGATATTTTCTTTACATTCTCATCTTCTTTAAAATTATTTAATAGTAAATAGTTGATTACAGCTTCATAGATTGAAGCATATTGAATAATTTGAAACTTCAAATGTGCATGTAGTTCAAAGTCTTCTAAAAATAATGCTTCCATTAATTTATAAATGTATCTGGCTGTATAAAATTCTCTTGCAAGAGATTCTTGTAAAGCTTGATCTTTAATAAAGTCAAACTCATGAATATACCAATCATGTTCTTGTGGCAAATCTCTTTTACAATAGTTTAAGACTTCATCTATAGTTTTAGTTTCTAATGGCATTTATGTCTCTTCAATGTTTTGTTAAGTATTGAAATAATTAGCCAAATCATTTGATGACCAACCACTTCTTCCTGGCTTTCCAGGTGTACCCGACAAACCAGGTCTCCCTGGACGACCAGAAAACCCTGGCATACCTGGAGTACCACTCATTCCAGGACGACTCGGTAAATACCCTGTTGAGTTTCGCAAAAAGCCCAAAGCTTTGTTTTGATTATCATAGAGAACTCCATCTTCAAACCAACCGATATGTCGTCCTTGAAGTGAATACATATTGTCGTTATATATCCAAGCTATTACTTGACCATTACGATTTCTAAAACAATCATTGTCATGAATTAATGTTGATTGTCCATTGCGGTTAAATACCCAATCTGCCATTTATTCTCCTTTTATACATAACTATTTATTAAATATACATTATATATAAAATACCCTAAAAATGAACAAATAACATACATAAAAGTGTTGTATATCAAAATGCCTACAAACAACATAAATAAAGTATTTTTCTAAATATTACTATAAAAAACATTGGAAACTGAGATACTTCTTAAATAAATTTTAAGTTTATGATATGCTTTTTATGTATGATTATTGTAGATATTTAGATGATAATAGTACATAATGTATATATCTTAAGGTGATATCGTAATAAAACTGCAAAATGTTAAATATATTATGAGGAGTAGAAACAGAAAATTGCTACAAAGATGAGTTATAAAACAAGTTCAACAACCTGTTCTTTTTGGAGTATGTTTCAAATTTTAACTCTTTTTGGAAGAAGCTTACCATTAGTAAAAACTGCTTAAGAAGTAAGAGGTTGTGGAACGTTTAAAATGAATAATCAGTAACCAGCATAAGTTTTTTGATTGGCTCCTCTAATTTGTTATGTGTTTTCTCTTGCATCTTTAATATATCTCTTTACTTTTTCAATTGAAATAGTTTTTCGTCCCCTGTGAATCATTGCATGACAGTTAAGACACACTGGAATAAGATCTGTGATTAGGGTTCAGAATATTCTTTTTTTATTTCATTCAAGGGTACTAAGTGGTGCACAGGATATCACTTTGTTCCCTTTTGTAAAAAAGCCCTTTAAAATGGTACTTTTAGAGTGCGAAAAATATCTATATACAATTTTTTATACACCCTAAGAGCCATATGTTTATATTTGATAATCATTTACCATTTTAATATCATAGTCCTAATTAAATTTATGATATAACTTTTTTAATCAAAGCAAGTAAAATCGAAATTACTAAATACATAATCAAAGTTTACAGGCTTTTTAAAACTATATTCTTTCATATAAAACCAAAAATTAGACTCTGAATTAGGGAAAATTATAAAAAACATTTTTTCATCATCATCGTAAGTTATAAAATAATTCCGTATAAGTTCATCAAGTATAGAATTATAGTCATTTTGCTCTATTCTTATGGTTCTAAATAACTCTTCATAGCAGAAATAAATTAGCATATCACCATGTCCCCATTCTAATTTACTTTTATCTGTAGAAGCTCTCTCAAAAGCTATTTTAAAAAGATTGACTGCATCAGGAGACATTTTTATAAATTTTTTTATTTCTCTATTAAAAATTGTTACATCAACTAATATTTCATTATTGTTTCTGTAATCTTGACCATCAATAGTAGTATAAAGATTTGATAAAGAAGTTACATCTTTAGAAATTGTAGTTTTCGTAACATCTTCAAAAGAATTATACATATTTTTTATAGCACTATCCATCCATTTCCAAGATAATTGTTCGTGATCTTGTTTTATTTTTTTCATAACATTTACTGGATATTTATGAACATTGTTAGTTTCAATATGACAAGAATAACATAAAAGAAGTAGATTATCGTAATGCCTTCTTTGCTCATTTGTCATATGAGGATTAAATCTCTCTCCACCTTCTGATGCTGCTTCAATGTGACATACTTGTCCTACAAAATTTCCATTCATATCAAACATCATATTGAAACAATTAGGAAATGCACATTGGTTACCTGAAAGGGTATAGAGTTGTCTCAATGTATCATATGTTGGTGCTAATCTTTTAACTTCCTCTTTCATAGTGTATTTATTCCTCTCAAAATGAATTGAAAATATTATATTTTTATATTTTTATATTTTTAATGTGGTCCCATAAATCTATCACCATTAAAGTGGATCATATGGTCTGGTTCACTTGAGATCCAAACTTCCGTCTCCCAAGCAATTTCTGCAATATATTTTCTAAAAGTTGGTCTATCTGGAAATGCTGTTACATATACATTGCCAGATGAACAGTTCTCAAACATTTTTTCTAGGTCAATAATTCTCTTTTGATCTATCGGGCCGTGAGTTGTAACTGCTTCAATAAGATATAACCAATTTTTAGTTTCATCATATAAAACTACATCTGGTAGCTGCAGCTTATCATTTTCAGATATTGGAATACCAAGCTCTTCTAACTTTTCTTTATTTACATAGATATATTTATTTTCAGTATCTCCAACATAGAGTAATTTAGATCCGTGAGCAAACCTTGAAGCAAAATCCTCAATTATACTTACTTGTAACTCATTATGTGTTCCAGAGGATAAAGTAAACTCTTCTCCATCGATAACTAAAGGTATTCTATGTAGGTCTCTCTTTTTCGCATATTGTTCTTTTAACGAAGTATGTGTTTTAAAAAACTGTTCAACTTTTTTATCAAATTGTTTAGTTTGATATTTTTTTACAATATCTAAAGCTTCATCAGCCACTTGATAAACAGTTTTTCCACTATTGGTAGGTCTTGTTAGATCATCAGGATTTCTTTCAATTAATGCTGATTGTTCTAGCACTCTTATTACTCTTTTTCTAACTGTTTCTCTGCTATTTTCTGCATAGTTAATATCAAATACATCACTGATATTTTTCAAAATATCATGTATTCTCATCATTCTACTACTTGCAGCACTATACTTTTTATCACTATCGAGTGTTAAAAGAGAGAGAAAGCTTAAAGCCATTAAATCAGTTAGATAAAGCTCTGGTATATTGAATTTTCTCAGTAGTTCTTTCGTATCTTGTATTCTCTGTTTTGTGTTTTCTTGCACTTATTAGCTCCTTATATATGTCATCTGGTATCGGTAAGTTCATTAGCTCCGTTGCATTAACTTGAGTATTACCATTTGAGATTCTAAAATATTTGTCTGTTAGTTCTGAGTCTAAAAAATCTCCAAGTATCATTAGCTCTTTTTTACTCATTTCATCATCTTTTCTATAAAGATAGTTTAAATGATTTTCTAATCCAATTTGGGTATATTCAATTTTATCTTTAAATATGTAACCTATATTTATTCTCTTTTTTTGCTCTTTAGAACTAAATCTTTTAATAATAATATAGTTTGATTTATCTATTAAGAGACTTGGATTATCTGTGCTAATATACTGCTCTTTACCAAAGTCTAAAGGATGCACTAATTGTTTATTTTTAAAGTTATTCATCCAAATTAATGGTACAGTGTTTTTGGTGTGCTCATTAGTAATCAATTCTTTAGATCTAAAAGTTACCACTTTCCCAGTTGAAACAACATAACCAAGAGACTGTAAAGTTTGAGTTGAACGATGGAATGTTTTTAAAATATCAACATCGTACTGATTAAGAGGTAGTTTAATAACACATTCTGGTTCGTGTGCATCAACGATTAGCTCATTTTCAACTTTCATTTCATTGTAGTCACTGAAACTTGAGTCCTCAGATGATGAAATTATTACTTTATCTATTTGTTTTTTTACAATTTTTGTAATTATCGTTTCTTGTAATATAGACTCACTTTTAAAGTGTTTTGTTCTTGTATTGAAAATATGGATTTGTTCAAAATGTGCATTATTCAAAAAGAAACATCGAAAAGCTTTAAAATAGCTTCCAGATGTAAAGCTTCTTGGAGTAATAAATATCATCTCTCCTGTATCTTTTAATAGTTCAATACTTTTGGCCATAAAAAGCATATAAATATTAGGCTGTCCATGTACAACATAATTCATCTTTACCGCTTCGTTAGAGGCTTTATTTAATTTGAAATATGGC
Protein-coding regions in this window:
- a CDS encoding HsdM family class I SAM-dependent methyltransferase, yielding MTKVPQLPFLEQIQEQSISYNELKGNEHKKNLGQFFTDINIAKFMASLANVNIKQHEINILDCGSGNGILAISLLQRLDTLNLSLNVKLHLYEIDQDIIYSLKSNIEMLQSHLKNVDLSFTIYQENFILKDINQKFDFIISNPPYFKLNKASNEAVKMNYVVHGQPNIYMLFMAKSIELLKDTGEMIFITPRSFTSGSYFKAFRCFFLNNAHFEQIHIFNTRTKHFKSESILQETIITKIVKKQIDKVIISSSEDSSFSDYNEMKVENELIVDAHEPECVIKLPLNQYDVDILKTFHRSTQTLQSLGYVVSTGKVVTFRSKELITNEHTKNTVPLIWMNNFKNKQLVHPLDFGKEQYISTDNPSLLIDKSNYIIIKRFSSKEQKKRINIGYIFKDKIEYTQIGLENHLNYLYRKDDEMSKKELMILGDFLDSELTDKYFRISNGNTQVNATELMNLPIPDDIYKELISARKHKTENTRYERTTEKIQYTRALSN
- a CDS encoding collagen-like triple helix repeat-containing protein; translation: MADWVFNRNGQSTLIHDNDCFRNRNGQVIAWIYNDNMYSLQGRHIGWFEDGVLYDNQNKALGFLRNSTGYLPSRPGMSGTPGMPGFSGRPGRPGLSGTPGKPGRSGWSSNDLANYFNT
- a CDS encoding BsuBI/PstI family type II restriction endonuclease — translated: MQENTKQRIQDTKELLRKFNIPELYLTDLMALSFLSLLTLDSDKKYSAASSRMMRIHDILKNISDVFDINYAENSRETVRKRVIRVLEQSALIERNPDDLTRPTNSGKTVYQVADEALDIVKKYQTKQFDKKVEQFFKTHTSLKEQYAKKRDLHRIPLVIDGEEFTLSSGTHNELQVSIIEDFASRFAHGSKLLYVGDTENKYIYVNKEKLEELGIPISENDKLQLPDVVLYDETKNWLYLIEAVTTHGPIDQKRIIDLEKMFENCSSGNVYVTAFPDRPTFRKYIAEIAWETEVWISSEPDHMIHFNGDRFMGPH